The following are from one region of the Stanieria sp. NIES-3757 genome:
- a CDS encoding putative oxidoreductase gives MQINKRRLTSEDILGQKLDYPASQREITPQPDSDLSDYSPANKLLGKVAIIPGGDSGIEQIVAIALRLALGETATQGADFSLMLWKVQKLLFLITKIRNAS, from the coding sequence ATGCAAATTAATAAACGTCGTCTTACATCTGAAGATATTCTTGGTCAAAAATTAGATTATCCTGCCTCTCAAAGAGAGATAACACCCCAACCCGATAGCGATCTTTCTGACTATAGTCCAGCGAATAAATTGCTAGGCAAAGTTGCAATTATTCCTGGTGGAGACTCGGGAATTGAACAAATAGTAGCGATCGCTTTGCGCCTCGCCCTTGGTGAGACCGCGACACAAGGAGCGGACTTCTCGCTTATGCTATGGAAGGTGCAGAAGTTGCTATTTTTGATAACAAAAATAAGAAATGCTAGTTGA
- a CDS encoding putative oxidoreductase, with translation MPIEKVDNYDTDGIIKRAAQPEELAPAYIFLASSDNRFVTGALYDVTGGQLAA, from the coding sequence ATGCCAATAGAAAAAGTCGATAATTACGATACCGACGGCATTATTAAACGAGCAGCCCAACCAGAAGAACTTGCACCAGCTTACATTTTCTTAGCTTCTTCAGACAATAGGTTTGTAACTGGTGCATTATATGACGTTACTGGCGGACAACTAGCTGCTTAA
- a CDS encoding histidyl-tRNA synthetase codes for MGAIQALRGTKDILPEEVGYWQLIEDKARAILAKAVYQEIRTPIFEQTDLFERGIGEATDVVGKEMYTFTSRGGDKSITLRPEGTAGVVRSFIEHNLYAQGGVQRLWYTGAMFRYERPQAGRQRQFHQIGLELLGSNSPRADVEVIALATDLLQSLGLKNLKLDLNSVGNGEDRQNYREALVNYLTPYQQELDQDSQDRLTRNPLRILDSKDEKTQKIAQDAPKIIEHLGDESKKHFDTVQQLLTDLGIEYQINHCLVRGLDYYTHTAFEIKSDDLGAQATVCGGGRYDGLVAELGGPDTPAVGWAIGMERLVLLLKQLQQTPIHQPDFYLISRGKKAEAQALVLSQKLRSLNFTVELDLSGSAFGKQFKRADRSGAVACLVIGDAEAENQTVNLKWLASGEQTAIAQTQLLSSAEELNQKIRQLRAS; via the coding sequence ATGGGAGCAATTCAAGCACTAAGAGGAACAAAAGATATACTGCCTGAAGAAGTCGGTTATTGGCAGTTAATTGAAGATAAAGCTAGAGCAATTCTCGCCAAGGCGGTTTATCAAGAAATTCGGACTCCTATTTTTGAGCAAACTGATTTATTTGAAAGAGGAATTGGTGAAGCGACAGATGTAGTGGGGAAAGAGATGTACACTTTTACCAGTAGAGGTGGTGATAAATCGATTACGCTTCGTCCCGAAGGTACAGCAGGAGTAGTACGCTCTTTTATTGAGCATAATCTTTATGCTCAGGGTGGGGTACAACGTCTTTGGTACACTGGGGCTATGTTTCGGTATGAACGTCCTCAAGCTGGTCGTCAGAGGCAGTTTCATCAGATTGGGTTGGAGTTATTAGGCAGTAATTCTCCTCGTGCTGATGTGGAAGTAATTGCTTTAGCTACTGATTTACTACAAAGTTTGGGTTTAAAAAATTTAAAGCTCGATCTCAATTCAGTAGGTAATGGTGAGGATCGTCAAAACTATCGAGAAGCGTTGGTTAATTATTTGACTCCTTACCAGCAAGAGTTAGACCAAGATTCTCAAGACCGTTTAACTCGTAACCCGTTACGAATATTAGATAGTAAAGACGAGAAAACTCAAAAAATCGCCCAAGATGCTCCTAAAATTATCGAACATTTGGGAGATGAATCTAAAAAACACTTTGATACCGTTCAACAGTTACTAACTGATTTGGGGATTGAATATCAAATTAATCACTGTCTCGTTAGAGGTTTGGACTACTATACTCACACTGCTTTTGAAATCAAATCAGACGATTTAGGGGCGCAAGCAACTGTTTGTGGTGGGGGTCGTTACGATGGTTTAGTTGCCGAATTGGGAGGGCCTGATACTCCTGCTGTGGGTTGGGCAATTGGGATGGAACGGTTGGTCTTGCTGCTTAAACAGTTACAACAAACACCTATTCATCAACCCGATTTTTATTTAATTTCTAGGGGAAAAAAAGCAGAAGCACAGGCTTTGGTTTTAAGTCAAAAACTACGTAGCCTTAATTTTACGGTGGAATTAGATCTAAGTGGCAGTGCCTTTGGGAAACAGTTTAAACGAGCAGACCGCAGTGGTGCAGTAGCTTGTCTAGTAATTGGAGACGCAGAGGCAGAAAATCAAACGGTTAATCTGAAATGGTTAGCCTCAGGAGAACAAACTGCGATCGCGCAAACTCAATTACTCAGTTCGGCAGAGGAATTGAATCAAAAAATTAGACAATTGCGAGCCTCTTAA
- a CDS encoding polysaccharide export ABC-transporter ATP-binding protein gives MTAVALENVYKIYNQVPVVDNLSFSIKQGEIFGLLGPNGAGKSTTIKMLITLSKPSKGKIQIAGYDITHHSTLVKRSIGVVLQQLSVDGELSVWENLEFHGRMHHIPNPERQQRINRWLEYVALENKKDALVKTLSGGMKRRLQIARALLHQPSILFLDEPTVGLDPQTRRRLWEIIQDLNQRGMTILLTTHYMEEVEFLCDRIGIMDAGKLIELGTLEQFRSHYGKAIVVKQQGDRIDYQFFATVAEANQYLDSLPDKTGVMVRDSNLEDIFVKLTGHQLN, from the coding sequence ATGACGGCTGTTGCTTTAGAAAATGTTTATAAAATTTATAATCAAGTACCTGTAGTTGATAATCTTTCTTTTTCAATTAAACAAGGAGAAATATTTGGTCTACTCGGACCAAATGGAGCGGGAAAATCTACTACGATTAAAATGTTAATTACTCTCTCCAAACCTAGTAAGGGTAAAATTCAAATAGCTGGTTATGATATAACGCATCATTCTACTTTAGTCAAGCGAAGTATTGGTGTTGTTTTACAACAACTTAGTGTAGATGGAGAGCTTTCGGTTTGGGAAAATTTAGAATTTCATGGACGAATGCATCATATCCCCAATCCTGAAAGACAACAAAGAATTAATCGTTGGTTAGAATATGTTGCTTTAGAAAATAAAAAGGATGCTTTAGTCAAAACTCTTTCTGGCGGAATGAAACGCCGTTTACAAATTGCTAGAGCGTTACTTCATCAACCAAGCATTTTGTTTTTGGATGAGCCAACAGTAGGATTAGACCCCCAAACCCGTCGTCGTCTCTGGGAAATCATTCAAGATTTGAATCAGCGGGGTATGACAATTTTATTGACTACTCACTACATGGAAGAAGTAGAGTTTTTATGCGATCGCATTGGAATTATGGATGCGGGTAAACTGATTGAACTGGGTACATTAGAGCAGTTTCGTTCTCATTATGGTAAAGCTATTGTGGTTAAACAACAAGGCGACCGCATTGATTATCAATTTTTCGCGACGGTAGCTGAGGCAAATCAATATCTTGATTCTTTACCCGATAAAACGGGTGTCATGGTTCGGGATTCTAATTTGGAAGATATATTTGTCAAACTGACTGGACATCAATTGAATTAA
- a CDS encoding polysaccharide export protein has product MYFTNCDLFMKINSVVQKLFTNQVYQLSSLTVALLVAAQLTPVIAQPTPTQSPSNTTEATDNTPIPGAITNPSSGANNNINGINTETDYTLGPGDQIKLDIFQVAEYSGEYPVLVDGTISIPLVGKVNVNGLTLKETSDLVSEKYKLYLKRPVVTVGLISPRPMNITIAGEVNDPGSYKVNFSQTKEFPTAVSMVRQAGGITTLADIRNVQVRRKVRGAEQVFSVNAWKLFEEGRLDDLRLRDGDTLFIPTVKEVNLQEIERLASAGATFGVENEIQVAIIGEIYRPGRYTVQPRSTQKTNLNQAEQTQSEQTGGNLPPRLSDALALAGGIKPLANVKKVEVERQTWDGQKKTVTVDLWNLLQQGDQKQDLILQEGDSIKIPQAEQLSPEDSETLASATFSPDVIKVNVVGEVGTPGPVEVPPNTPLNQAILAAGGFDAQRAKTGNVELVRLNPNGTVTKRQIQVDFASGINDENNPTLRNNDVVVVSRSGLASVSDTTGSIFNPIGGALGVVRLLFGL; this is encoded by the coding sequence ATGTATTTTACAAATTGTGATCTTTTTATGAAGATAAACTCTGTTGTTCAAAAATTATTTACCAATCAAGTGTATCAATTATCGTCACTAACAGTAGCTTTATTAGTTGCTGCTCAATTAACTCCAGTAATTGCTCAACCAACACCTACGCAATCTCCGAGTAATACTACAGAAGCAACAGATAATACTCCTATTCCAGGAGCAATAACTAATCCTTCTTCTGGAGCAAACAATAATATTAATGGTATCAACACAGAAACTGATTACACTCTTGGACCTGGAGATCAAATTAAATTAGATATCTTTCAAGTAGCAGAGTATAGCGGTGAGTATCCTGTTTTAGTAGATGGGACTATCAGCATACCTTTAGTAGGTAAAGTTAATGTTAATGGTTTAACTCTTAAAGAAACTTCCGATCTAGTTTCCGAAAAATACAAATTGTATTTAAAACGTCCTGTGGTTACTGTTGGTTTAATCTCTCCTCGTCCGATGAATATTACTATTGCTGGAGAAGTAAACGACCCGGGTTCTTATAAAGTAAACTTCAGTCAAACTAAAGAATTTCCTACTGCTGTCTCTATGGTCAGGCAAGCTGGAGGAATTACTACCCTGGCTGATATCCGTAATGTTCAAGTGAGAAGAAAGGTTAGAGGTGCAGAACAGGTATTTTCTGTTAATGCCTGGAAACTTTTTGAGGAAGGCAGATTAGACGATTTGCGTTTAAGGGATGGAGATACCCTGTTTATCCCTACTGTTAAAGAGGTTAATCTACAAGAAATAGAAAGATTAGCCAGTGCTGGTGCAACCTTTGGTGTAGAAAATGAAATTCAAGTTGCTATAATCGGAGAAATTTATCGTCCTGGTAGATATACTGTTCAACCGCGCTCGACCCAGAAAACTAATCTAAATCAAGCCGAGCAAACTCAAAGCGAGCAGACAGGCGGAAATTTGCCGCCAAGACTTAGTGATGCTTTAGCTTTAGCAGGAGGGATTAAGCCATTAGCTAACGTCAAAAAAGTAGAAGTAGAAAGACAAACTTGGGATGGACAAAAGAAAACAGTAACTGTTGATTTATGGAATTTACTTCAACAAGGAGATCAAAAACAAGATTTAATCTTACAAGAAGGTGATAGCATTAAAATCCCGCAAGCAGAGCAGTTATCTCCCGAAGATTCAGAGACTCTAGCATCAGCTACCTTTTCTCCTGATGTGATTAAAGTTAATGTCGTGGGAGAAGTTGGTACTCCTGGACCGGTAGAAGTTCCTCCTAATACTCCTTTAAACCAAGCGATCTTAGCAGCAGGTGGCTTTGATGCTCAACGCGCTAAAACAGGCAATGTAGAATTAGTTAGACTCAACCCCAACGGTACAGTTACCAAACGTCAAATTCAAGTTGATTTTGCCAGTGGCATTAATGATGAAAATAATCCTACTTTGAGAAATAATGATGTAGTTGTAGTTAGTCGTTCAGGATTAGCTTCAGTAAGTGATACTACTGGTTCAATCTTTAATCCAATTGGGGGAGCTTTAGGTGTTGTAAGATTGCTTTTTGGGTTATAA
- a CDS encoding protein-tyrosine kinase, with product MQNAGSDRSVYLNKINGNGNGNGNYLYTMPPVIDHTAIEEDEDSIDLRQLLNVVKHRLRLITAVVVGVTTLTALWTFTQEPKYRGSFQVLVEPVTNEKTGENSLENPLTILGGEWQGLDYDTQIEVLRSPNVMNPIINTLEKKYPEITYDELIRENKSPLKIERIDETKILEISYTDPDPQKIQFVLNNLSQAYLTYSLEERRVEVKQGIEFVEQQLPGVRARVDELQEKLQNFRQKYNLLDPDQQASLLSTNLVNFEEKFFEVKTQLNETRSLYANLQRQIGLEPNQAIAGSYLSESPRYQNLLNELQQVEVELAKESARFQPANPVVQALQDKRQELLPLLQQEAMRVLGDKFSQEIQDSSSMASPSTLRLELNKQLINTANQIETLKLREQALQQAIAQLNGLTKQMPVIARQYTDIQRQLIVATESLNRFLAAEEKLQLQAAQQALPWQLIANPLLEEDPVSPNPPRNLALGLIGGICLGLGAALLAERLDPVFHDTEELKDSVKLPLLGSIPLQKELKPLELLTESETKPVGLPQLQIGNNTLNLTPKTEEKATSGGKRNWYNASPFLEAFRSLSTNIKLLGSDSPINSIVISSSIPSEGKSTISSHLAQAAAAMGQKVLLIDADLRRPQVHRWMGLNNTEGLSNVLATGLDVNAAIQKVPHWDNLSVLTAGDIPPDPTRLLSSKRMQDLMEELQHEGQYDFIIYDTPPILGFADGRILAGRTNGVVLVIRMNKTDRSLLKQNIDNLKMSNFPVLGIIANQVNRSSNGSSYYYNHYYAERDDSKS from the coding sequence ATGCAAAATGCGGGCTCCGATCGCTCTGTTTATCTCAATAAAATCAATGGTAATGGCAATGGCAACGGTAATTATCTATATACTATGCCTCCTGTCATCGATCATACTGCGATTGAAGAAGATGAAGACAGTATCGATCTGCGTCAACTTTTAAACGTAGTCAAACATCGTTTACGTCTAATTACTGCTGTAGTAGTTGGCGTTACGACACTTACAGCTCTTTGGACATTTACCCAAGAACCTAAGTATCGTGGTAGTTTTCAAGTCTTAGTCGAACCAGTTACTAATGAAAAAACAGGAGAAAATTCTTTAGAAAATCCTTTGACTATTTTGGGGGGAGAATGGCAAGGCTTAGATTACGATACCCAAATTGAGGTCTTGCGTAGTCCCAATGTCATGAATCCGATTATTAATACTTTAGAAAAGAAATATCCTGAAATTACTTACGATGAATTAATTAGGGAAAATAAATCTCCCCTAAAAATTGAGCGAATTGACGAAACTAAAATCCTAGAAATATCTTATACTGACCCCGATCCTCAAAAAATTCAATTCGTTCTTAATAATTTATCTCAAGCTTATTTAACTTATTCATTAGAAGAAAGAAGAGTAGAAGTTAAACAAGGAATTGAATTTGTTGAACAACAATTACCTGGAGTTCGAGCTAGAGTAGATGAGCTACAAGAAAAACTGCAAAACTTTCGCCAAAAATACAATCTTCTCGATCCCGACCAACAAGCAAGTCTCTTATCCACAAATTTAGTTAATTTTGAAGAAAAATTTTTTGAAGTTAAAACTCAACTTAATGAAACCAGGTCTTTATATGCTAACCTACAGCGACAAATAGGCTTAGAACCTAATCAAGCGATCGCAGGTAGTTATTTAAGTGAATCTCCTCGTTATCAAAATTTACTGAACGAATTACAACAAGTAGAAGTAGAATTAGCCAAAGAATCGGCTCGTTTTCAACCTGCCAACCCTGTAGTTCAAGCTCTTCAAGATAAACGACAGGAATTACTTCCTCTATTGCAACAAGAAGCAATGAGGGTTTTAGGAGATAAGTTTTCTCAAGAAATACAAGATTCTTCTTCAATGGCTTCTCCTAGTACTCTTCGTTTAGAACTCAATAAGCAGTTGATTAATACTGCCAATCAAATTGAAACTTTAAAACTGCGTGAACAAGCATTACAACAAGCGATCGCACAATTAAATGGCTTAACTAAACAAATGCCTGTAATTGCTCGTCAATATACAGATATACAACGTCAACTAATTGTTGCGACAGAAAGTTTAAACCGTTTTCTAGCAGCAGAAGAAAAACTTCAACTCCAGGCTGCTCAACAAGCTTTACCCTGGCAATTAATCGCTAACCCTTTACTAGAAGAGGATCCTGTATCTCCAAATCCTCCTCGCAATCTAGCACTAGGTTTAATTGGCGGAATTTGTCTAGGATTAGGTGCTGCTTTACTTGCCGAGCGTCTAGATCCTGTTTTCCACGATACAGAAGAATTAAAAGATTCTGTTAAGTTACCACTTCTAGGTTCTATTCCTTTACAAAAAGAGTTAAAACCTCTTGAATTATTGACAGAATCAGAAACTAAACCAGTCGGCTTACCTCAGCTACAAATTGGCAATAATACCCTCAATTTAACGCCTAAAACCGAAGAAAAAGCAACTTCAGGAGGCAAACGTAATTGGTATAATGCTTCGCCGTTTTTAGAAGCATTTCGTTCTCTCAGTACCAATATTAAGCTACTAGGTTCTGATAGTCCGATTAATTCAATTGTCATTAGTTCTTCAATTCCTTCTGAAGGTAAATCGACGATTTCTTCTCATCTTGCTCAAGCAGCAGCAGCAATGGGACAAAAAGTTTTATTAATTGATGCTGATTTACGTCGTCCTCAAGTTCATCGTTGGATGGGACTTAACAACACAGAAGGGTTAAGTAATGTCTTAGCAACTGGTTTGGATGTAAACGCAGCTATTCAAAAAGTTCCCCATTGGGATAATTTATCGGTTCTTACTGCTGGAGATATTCCTCCAGATCCAACTCGCTTGCTTTCTTCTAAACGAATGCAAGATTTGATGGAAGAATTACAACATGAAGGTCAATATGATTTTATTATTTACGATACTCCTCCCATCCTAGGATTTGCTGATGGAAGAATTTTGGCTGGTCGTACTAATGGAGTAGTATTAGTCATCAGGATGAATAAAACTGACCGCTCGTTACTGAAACAAAACATTGATAATTTAAAAATGTCTAATTTCCCAGTTTTGGGTATCATAGCCAATCAGGTTAATCGTAGTTCTAATGGCTCTTCTTATTACTATAATCACTATTACGCGGAGCGAGACGACTCTAAAAGTTAG
- a CDS encoding hypothetical protein (conserved hypothetical protein) → MTVGLFFFIRASVKDRTKKIQFLSTESEEILWQKLQQYFKTRAYRVIDWDKEKKQVTLEGFVQPSWFLAIFLTILAAIGLSCLALVLFWVYPAVGNLVWGLIILAPLAGIFYWRKAGRLEQVSLSIQTDLKLQPNQSNLLTVTAHRDELLQLQQNLSLQLVE, encoded by the coding sequence ATGACAGTAGGATTATTTTTCTTTATTCGAGCTTCGGTTAAAGACCGTACTAAAAAAATTCAATTTTTATCAACTGAATCAGAGGAAATTTTATGGCAAAAATTACAACAATATTTTAAAACAAGAGCTTATCGAGTAATTGATTGGGATAAAGAAAAAAAACAAGTCACCTTAGAAGGTTTTGTTCAGCCTAGTTGGTTTTTAGCAATTTTTTTAACAATTCTAGCTGCGATAGGTTTATCTTGTTTGGCGTTAGTACTCTTCTGGGTTTATCCCGCTGTAGGTAATTTAGTCTGGGGATTAATTATTCTAGCTCCTCTGGCAGGTATTTTTTATTGGCGAAAAGCCGGAAGATTAGAACAGGTTTCCCTATCAATCCAGACAGATTTAAAGTTACAACCAAACCAATCAAATCTTTTAACTGTAACCGCTCATCGAGATGAATTACTGCAACTGCAACAGAATTTATCTTTGCAATTAGTTGAGTAA
- a CDS encoding GAF sensor signal transduction histidine kinase produces MSYSFISASADFTTLCQAQLELLSRGVGVVWSAVYLTEELVENKQGRLVPLAIYPRNLLEGGEELPNISFNKNLEQLTTQVQLSSFPLLEGTIVENRLAHSEIEQNSQVNKQLILPLIYDTRVMGVLVSQKDEDWQPKELEQIEKIAQTLAIARFLDHRYQWYQKQLATQETLRQIEQDRLDDLLHQLRNPLTALKTFSKLLIKRLLPEDRNQSVAKSILRESDRLQELLQQFETETEAEAEANNQLTLSTTSVRLSTDIPKSKNFLLPGNVSELKAVSVLDVLETLLISLREIAAEKNLELITDLPQYLPMVMANAQALREVFNNLIDNAIKYTPPGGKVKISSIEKLDQAQQNWLGITISDSGYGIPCEERNKIFERHYRGIQTQSDIPGSGLGLAIAKDLIEKMRGQIEIISPNNIEKNTSLPGTTMIVWLVVALEN; encoded by the coding sequence ATGTCTTATTCGTTTATCTCTGCTAGTGCCGATTTTACTACTCTCTGTCAAGCTCAACTAGAATTACTGAGTCGAGGAGTGGGAGTGGTTTGGAGTGCGGTGTATTTAACTGAAGAGCTAGTAGAAAATAAACAAGGAAGATTAGTTCCTTTAGCAATTTATCCTCGAAATTTGCTCGAGGGAGGGGAAGAATTACCAAATATTAGTTTCAATAAAAATTTAGAACAATTAACAACTCAAGTTCAATTATCTTCCTTTCCTTTGTTGGAAGGAACAATTGTTGAAAACCGCCTTGCTCATTCTGAAATAGAACAAAATTCTCAGGTTAACAAACAGTTAATTTTGCCTTTAATTTATGACACTAGAGTGATGGGTGTATTAGTTAGCCAAAAAGATGAAGATTGGCAACCAAAAGAATTAGAACAAATTGAAAAAATAGCTCAAACTTTAGCAATTGCTCGTTTTTTAGATCACCGTTATCAATGGTATCAAAAACAATTAGCTACACAAGAAACTTTACGCCAAATTGAGCAAGATAGATTGGATGATTTATTGCATCAATTACGCAATCCACTGACTGCTTTAAAAACTTTTAGTAAACTATTAATTAAAAGGTTATTACCAGAAGACCGCAATCAATCTGTTGCCAAGAGTATTTTACGAGAAAGCGATCGATTACAGGAATTATTACAACAATTTGAAACAGAAACTGAAGCAGAAGCCGAAGCAAATAACCAATTAACTTTAAGTACCACTTCGGTACGTTTATCAACGGATATTCCTAAATCTAAGAATTTTTTACTACCTGGAAATGTTTCAGAATTAAAAGCAGTATCAGTATTAGATGTATTAGAAACCTTATTAATTTCCTTGAGAGAAATTGCAGCCGAAAAAAATCTAGAATTAATCACTGATTTACCTCAGTATTTACCAATGGTAATGGCTAATGCTCAAGCTTTAAGGGAAGTTTTCAATAATTTAATCGATAATGCTATAAAATATACTCCACCTGGTGGAAAAGTTAAAATTTCTTCAATCGAGAAATTAGACCAAGCACAACAAAATTGGTTAGGAATTACTATTAGTGATAGTGGTTATGGTATTCCTTGTGAAGAGCGAAACAAAATTTTTGAACGTCATTATCGTGGTATTCAAACTCAAAGTGATATTCCTGGAAGCGGTTTAGGGTTAGCAATTGCCAAAGATTTAATAGAAAAAATGAGAGGACAAATTGAAATAATTAGTCCTAATAATATCGAAAAAAATACTAGTTTACCTGGAACAACAATGATTGTCTGGTTAGTTGTCGCTTTGGAAAACTAG
- a CDS encoding putative ABC transporter permease protein encodes MTENLSGQKYSAVKLQNRLRLRQTISKSLATYIGLIAIAVIMLFPLLWLVGTSFKSPTEDIFSFPPQLLPRQPTLQNFLSVWQTYPFGTYLINSAIVAGLTVGLNLLFCSLAAYPLARLNFQGRKLIFALVVATIMIPFQIVMIPLYILVVNLGLRNTYLGVIFPNLASAFGIFLLRQAFQGVPKELEEAARIDGCSELGIWWHIMLPAIRPALVTLAIFVFIGSWSDFLWPLVVLDRPEYYTLPIGVANLAGTFSLDWRLIAAGSVISIAPILLLFLLVQRYIIPTDIGSGVKG; translated from the coding sequence ATGACAGAAAATCTATCGGGTCAAAAGTACTCTGCTGTAAAATTACAGAACCGACTTCGACTTCGTCAAACTATCAGCAAATCTTTAGCGACCTATATCGGTTTAATTGCGATCGCTGTAATCATGTTATTTCCTTTATTATGGTTAGTTGGGACTTCTTTCAAATCTCCAACAGAAGATATCTTTAGTTTCCCACCTCAATTATTGCCTCGGCAACCAACTTTACAGAATTTTCTGTCAGTTTGGCAGACTTATCCTTTTGGTACTTATCTTATCAATAGTGCGATCGTAGCTGGATTAACAGTAGGATTAAATTTATTATTTTGTTCTCTAGCAGCTTATCCTTTAGCCCGACTCAATTTTCAGGGTAGAAAATTAATCTTTGCGTTGGTAGTTGCTACGATTATGATTCCTTTTCAGATTGTGATGATTCCGCTTTATATTCTGGTTGTTAATCTGGGATTAAGAAATACTTATCTTGGGGTGATTTTTCCTAATTTAGCTTCTGCTTTTGGTATTTTTTTATTACGACAAGCATTTCAAGGCGTGCCAAAAGAATTAGAAGAAGCAGCTAGAATTGATGGTTGTTCAGAATTAGGTATTTGGTGGCATATTATGCTTCCTGCCATTCGTCCTGCTTTAGTTACGTTAGCTATCTTTGTCTTTATTGGTTCTTGGAGTGATTTTCTTTGGCCTTTAGTTGTTCTTGACCGCCCTGAATATTATACTTTGCCTATTGGCGTGGCTAATCTTGCAGGGACTTTTTCTCTGGACTGGCGACTGATTGCTGCTGGTTCAGTTATTTCGATCGCACCAATTTTATTGTTATTTCTTTTAGTTCAAAGATATATTATTCCAACTGATATTGGTAGTGGTGTAAAAGGATAG
- a CDS encoding sensor protein — protein sequence MKNWKLKQKFTIFLLAILLIGLTLVGGALATVLKHATENEIASQAFILMETMNSVREYTNVQVKPELVDRIDEEFLPETIPAYSAREVFETLRQKNPNYRDFFYKEATINPSNLRDKADSFEKELVAKFIANNNTKELTGFRSAPSGRLFYIARPIQITQASCLECHSTPEAAPSSVIERYGSVNGMGWKLNEIVGTQTISVPAKTVFDRARQSFILIMAIISLVFIAVILLVNYLLNRNVIRPLNRMARVAEEVSTGYMDAEFEQTSNDEIGNLAEAFKRMKLSLAMAMNRLSQVNKYKREQ from the coding sequence ATGAAAAATTGGAAATTAAAACAAAAATTTACAATCTTCTTATTAGCAATTTTGCTAATTGGACTGACTTTAGTTGGTGGCGCGTTAGCGACTGTTCTTAAACACGCTACAGAAAACGAAATTGCTTCTCAAGCTTTTATTCTGATGGAAACCATGAACTCGGTTAGAGAATATACTAATGTTCAGGTTAAACCAGAATTAGTCGACCGAATTGATGAAGAATTTCTCCCGGAAACTATTCCTGCTTATTCTGCTAGAGAAGTTTTTGAAACTTTAAGACAAAAAAATCCAAATTACCGCGATTTTTTTTATAAAGAAGCTACCATTAATCCATCCAATTTAAGAGATAAAGCCGATAGTTTTGAAAAAGAATTAGTAGCAAAATTTATTGCCAATAACAATACCAAAGAACTAACAGGATTTCGCTCTGCTCCCAGTGGTAGATTATTTTATATTGCTCGTCCGATTCAAATAACCCAAGCCAGTTGTCTAGAATGTCACAGTACTCCTGAAGCTGCACCTTCTAGTGTGATAGAAAGGTACGGTTCAGTCAACGGCATGGGTTGGAAACTTAATGAGATAGTTGGAACTCAAACAATTTCTGTACCTGCCAAAACAGTATTCGACCGCGCTCGTCAATCATTTATCTTGATTATGGCAATTATCTCTTTAGTTTTTATTGCAGTTATTCTACTAGTAAATTATTTGCTAAATCGTAATGTAATTCGTCCTTTAAATAGAATGGCAAGAGTAGCTGAAGAAGTAAGTACAGGCTATATGGATGCAGAATTTGAACAAACTTCTAATGACGAAATTGGCAATTTAGCAGAAGCTTTTAAACGGATGAAATTAAGTTTAGCAATGGCAATGAACCGACTGAGCCAAGTCAATAAATATAAAAGAGAGCAATAG